From the Leptolyngbya sp. O-77 genome, one window contains:
- a CDS encoding calcium-binding protein, producing the protein MQRNTAAILLLETAEDRFLLGDTENNLLEGDVGDDVLVGGAGDDTLVGGAGDDLLFGGIGADSLDGGDGIDTAYLSDAERNVRVNLETQTFTYLPLGGTQTLTETIRNIENIVGTQFNDLLIGDAANNQLVGQAGIDRLSGGTGDDILQGGADNDILNGGDGIDLLDGGSGIDGFTLEEMTAAVTVDFAAKNFTYLDSAGNLQTELILNMEGVIATPFNDVLLGDDHNNFLIGGAGNDILRGGAGNDQLTGGAGIDQLDGGDGEDLAILSDLNADIRLDLEVDVIADLTQERVFYISNGVAVSEVLISIEQLQGTAQRDRLVGDEGDNRLSGLAGNDILVGGAGNDTLAGNTGIDLLDGGDGIDLVLLGDLPAGATIDLTTNRVTYKNSLGEDISETILNFEGATGSAFDDTLIGDAENNYLDGEEGNDSLFGGAGNDMLLGGLGEDTIDGGLGIDSVNLGDLNIAAVVNLVQGDVTYSDGSQDIIRNIENVFGTQANDQIIGDVGNNRLDGGFGDDVLTGGGGADVFAFSRPEAGNDVITDFSLIQGDKIAVSSRGFDTTLVGGVLSPDRFTIGSSASTATQQFIYNPTTGALFFDADGSGTTAIQTQIAALSPNLELTNTDFLVFS; encoded by the coding sequence ATGCAAAGAAATACAGCAGCAATCCTGCTTCTTGAAACAGCAGAGGATCGTTTTCTGCTGGGCGACACAGAAAATAATCTATTAGAAGGCGACGTTGGAGATGATGTTCTGGTCGGCGGCGCAGGAGACGATACGCTGGTTGGTGGTGCAGGAGACGATCTGCTTTTTGGCGGCATTGGCGCAGACTCGCTAGACGGTGGTGATGGAATCGATACTGCCTACCTTTCCGATGCCGAGCGTAACGTCAGAGTGAATTTAGAAACTCAGACGTTTACCTATCTGCCGCTTGGGGGTACACAGACTCTCACTGAAACCATTCGCAATATTGAGAATATTGTAGGCACTCAGTTTAACGATCTCCTGATCGGTGACGCAGCCAATAATCAGCTTGTAGGACAGGCAGGAATCGATCGGCTCAGCGGGGGCACAGGTGACGATATCCTGCAAGGCGGCGCAGATAACGACATATTGAACGGTGGCGACGGCATTGATTTGCTGGATGGCGGCAGCGGAATCGATGGTTTCACCCTCGAAGAAATGACCGCTGCTGTAACGGTTGACTTTGCAGCCAAGAATTTTACCTATCTAGATTCCGCCGGAAACCTACAGACCGAACTCATCCTCAACATGGAAGGGGTCATTGCAACACCCTTCAACGACGTGCTGCTGGGAGATGACCACAACAACTTCCTAATTGGTGGAGCCGGAAATGACATCCTTCGGGGTGGCGCAGGCAACGACCAGCTAACAGGTGGCGCAGGCATTGACCAACTAGATGGCGGCGATGGCGAAGATCTGGCAATTTTAAGCGATTTAAACGCAGACATCAGGCTTGATTTAGAGGTTGATGTCATTGCTGATCTGACCCAGGAGCGAGTCTTTTATATTTCTAACGGAGTTGCAGTTTCGGAAGTTTTGATCAGCATTGAACAACTGCAAGGAACTGCACAAAGAGACCGTTTAGTCGGTGATGAAGGGGACAACCGATTATCTGGATTGGCAGGCAATGACATCCTCGTGGGCGGTGCGGGAAATGACACTCTGGCAGGGAATACCGGGATTGATCTGCTGGACGGCGGTGATGGGATTGACCTGGTGCTATTAGGCGATCTGCCCGCAGGCGCAACAATAGATTTGACAACAAACCGAGTGACCTATAAAAACTCACTTGGCGAGGATATATCTGAAACGATTCTGAACTTTGAAGGGGCTACTGGCAGTGCATTTGATGACACGCTAATTGGCGATGCTGAGAACAATTATTTAGACGGTGAAGAGGGCAATGATTCTCTCTTTGGCGGAGCCGGAAATGATATGCTCCTTGGTGGTTTAGGAGAAGACACTATCGATGGCGGATTGGGCATTGATTCTGTCAACTTGGGTGACTTGAACATTGCCGCAGTGGTCAATCTAGTTCAGGGCGATGTGACGTATAGCGACGGCAGCCAGGATATCATTCGCAACATTGAGAACGTATTTGGAACCCAAGCAAACGACCAAATTATTGGCGATGTGGGAAATAATCGACTAGACGGTGGCTTCGGAGATGACGTACTCACAGGTGGAGGAGGGGCAGATGTATTTGCCTTTTCTCGACCAGAAGCTGGAAACGATGTCATCACAGATTTTAGTTTGATTCAAGGCGACAAAATCGCCGTTTCTTCCAGAGGGTTTGACACAACTTTGGTAGGAGGGGTGCTGTCTCCTGACCGATTTACTATCGGGAGCAGCGCTTCGACTGCGACGCAGCAGTTTATCTACAATCCCACAACGGGAGCGCTCTTTTTTGACGCTGACGGCAGCGGCACGACGGCAATTCAGACTCAAATTGCTGCGCTATCTCCCAATCTAGAGCTGACCAATACTGATTTTCTTGTTTTTAGTTAA